The sequence CGTGCACACCTTCGATGCTGCTTACGCCATTCATAATTAATTCTACAGGAATACGATTTATCGAGCGTACAGGCCTGCCATCCAGTGAAGTAATAAAATCGCCATTTCTTAATCCCAGGTTATAAGCAGAGCTATCCACCATTAATCCATGAGTTATGTTTGTAATAGGTAGAGTTTCTTTTCCGTAAGCCAGTAAAGCCATCCAGAAAATGAATACCCCCAAAATAAGATTTACAAGAATTCCACCCATCATTACAAGAAGACGTTGCCACGCCGGCTTGCTGCGTAATTCCCAGGGTTGTGGCGGCGCATCAATTAAAGTTTTATCCATTTGCTCATCAACCATACCGGCAATCTGAACATATCCGCCAAATGGAAACCAGCCCAAACCATATTCCGTATCACCGATTTTCTTTTTCCAGATCGCAAAATTCATTACCGAAGCGAAAGGAAATAAGAAATCAAAAAATAAGTAAAATTTATCAACGCGGCATTTAAAACGTTTAGCGAACCAAAAGTGTCCGAATTCGTGAAGCGTTACTAAAATGGTTAGACTTAGAAAAAGCTGGGCTATTTTTATGAACATAGTGAGACTTAGTTGTGTGTTAGTGTTGTAGCTTACAATTCTCTACAAGCAGCGTAAAATTAATGTTTTTTGACTGATTTAATAAGATTTTGTTGGCTTTTAAAGAATATTATGATTTGCAATAGTGTACCGCTATTTCCCTGGTTTCCTTGTCGGTGGCAATAAATGCAGCGTAATCAGGTGACTTTATAAAGGCTGTTTTTTCGAGAACTTTCTCTATGATATCACTCATTTGTAAAAATCCTATCTTGTCTTCAAGAAAGGCCTGTACCGCAATTTCGTTCGCTGCATTCAAAGCGCAAGGTACATTTCCTCCTTTTTTCATAGCTTCATACGCCAGTCCAAGATTAGGAAACACGCTCATATCTGCTTTTTCAAATGTAAGTGTGGGATAGTTTAAAAAGTTGAACCGTGGAAAATTATTTTTTATCCTCTGAGGATAAGTCATAGCGTATTGTATAGGGAGCTTCATATCAGGCAAACCCATTTGTGCTTTTAAACTTCCATCTTCAAACTGAACCAAACTGTGCACGATGCTTTGAGGATGAACAATAACATCTATTTGTTCTGGCTTTAAATTAAAAAGCCACTTTGCTTCAATAACTTCCAGACCCTTGTTCATAAGGCTTGCAGAGTCAATGGTGATTTTTGCACCCATTACCCAGTTGGGATGTTTTAAGGCCTGCTCTTTTTTTACAGACGATAAAAAGTTTTTGTCTTTACCTCTAAATGGCCCCCCACTGGCCGTTAAATAGATTTTCTCTACTTTATTTTCCCACTCACCGGCAAGACATTGGAAGATGGCCGAGTGCTCACTGTCTACCGGATAAATATTCACCGCATTCTCAAGTGCAAGTTTTGTTACCAGTTCTCCAGCAACAACCATGGTCTCTTTATTAGCAAGTGCAATATTTTTTTTATGCTTAATGGCATTGATTGTACTTGCCAAACCTGCGTAACCCACAATACTTGCCAGCACAAGATCAATCGTGTCCATCTCTACAATTTGTTCAACGGCCTTCGCTCCTGCAAAAACTTTGATGTCGTGCGGAACTAACGCGGCTTTTACTTCTGCGTATTTTGATTCATCGGCAATTACAACGGCATTTGGATTAAATTCCAATGCTTGTTTAATTAGTAATTCCGAGTTTGAATTGGCAACCAGAACTTCTGCTTCAAAAAGATCGGGATGTTCTTTAATTACTTCTAATGCTTGGGTGCCAATACTTCCTGTGCTTCCAATAACGGCAATGCGTTTTTTCTCTTCCATGTGCTGCAAAACTCCGAATAATTTCGGTGTCGCAAAATTATTTTTTGCACAATCCATTTACACAACGTAATTTCGCCCCGTCTTAAGGGGTGCTTGATCAGGTTCAAGTTCGAAGTTTTTGGTTTGTAATTTCAAACAAAAAATGAGGAACAAGAAACTAACCAGGCTGAGATTAAACCC is a genomic window of Sphingobacteriaceae bacterium containing:
- a CDS encoding 1-deoxy-D-xylulose-5-phosphate reductoisomerase, with the translated sequence MEEKKRIAVIGSTGSIGTQALEVIKEHPDLFEAEVLVANSNSELLIKQALEFNPNAVVIADESKYAEVKAALVPHDIKVFAGAKAVEQIVEMDTIDLVLASIVGYAGLASTINAIKHKKNIALANKETMVVAGELVTKLALENAVNIYPVDSEHSAIFQCLAGEWENKVEKIYLTASGGPFRGKDKNFLSSVKKEQALKHPNWVMGAKITIDSASLMNKGLEVIEAKWLFNLKPEQIDVIVHPQSIVHSLVQFEDGSLKAQMGLPDMKLPIQYAMTYPQRIKNNFPRFNFLNYPTLTFEKADMSVFPNLGLAYEAMKKGGNVPCALNAANEIAVQAFLEDKIGFLQMSDIIEKVLEKTAFIKSPDYAAFIATDKETREIAVHYCKS